AACGTTCACACCTGTGAGGCGCTGAACGTTCACACCTGTGAGGCGCTGAACGTTCACATCTGTGAGGCGCTGAACGTTCACACCTGTGAGGCGCTGAACGTTCACACCTGTGAGGCGTTGAACGTTCACATCTGTGAGGCGCTGAACGTTCACACCTGTGAGGCGCTGAACGTTCACACCTGTGAGGCGCTGAACGTTCACACCTGTGAGGCGTTGAACGTTCACACCTGTGAGGCGCTGAACGTTCACACCTGTGAGGCGCTGAACGTTCACACCTGCGAGGCGCTGAACGTTCACATCTGTGAGGCGCTGAACGTTCACACCTGTGAGGCGCTGAACGTTCACACCTGTGAGGCGCTGAACGTTCACACCTGCGAGGCGCTGAACGTTCACATCTGTGAGGCGCTGAACGTTCACACCTGTGAGGCGCTGAACGTTCACACCTGCGAGGCGCTGAACGTTCACACCTGTGAGGCGCTGAACGTTCACACCTGTGAGGCGCTGAACGTTCACACCTGTGAGGCACTGAACGTTCACACCTGCGAGGCGCTGAACGTTCACACCTGTGAGGCGCTGAACGTTCACACCTGTGAGGCGCTGAACGTTCACACCTGTGAGGCGCTGAACGTTCACACCTGTGAGGCGCTGAGCGTTCACACCTGCGAGGCGCTGAACGTTCACACATGCGAGGCGCTGAACGTTCACACATGCGAGGCACTGAACGTTCACACCTGTGAGGCGCTGAGCGTTCACACCTGTGAGGCACTGAACGTTCACACCTGTGAGGCGCTGAACGTTCACACCTGTGAGGCACTGAACGTTCACACCTGCGAGGCGCTGAACGTTCACACATGCGAGGCGCTGAACGTTCACACCTGCGAGGCGCTGAACGTTCACACCTGTGAGGCGTTGAACGTTCACACCTGCGAGGCGTTGAACACCTTCCCTTTGGTGCCTTCTCTTCATAGTTTAATTACTTACTTTGCACGTGACTTAAATTGAAATTGAAGCATTCCATGTCGAGGACAGGAAGCATCTTAGGCTTATCGACGTACCTCAAGGCCAACTActgacccacccccccccccccccccccgtcaccaggatgctacccacaacagctgcctaactccccggTACTTATCTACTGCTCGGGAGTTCTCCTTCTCGTGTGCTGGTCCTACGTTCTCCCTCTACTTACATCATTCTATGGTTTTCTTGATCACTATATACTCGAAGATTGGCTCATGTTGGCATTTCAAGAAGAAGTTTTCAATGTCCGTCTCACACTGCATGTAGAGCTGGTCTAACCAACTTCTCCTTTGTttcctccctggtgtgttgcaCCAGAAATTTCCTCTCAGCCACTTCTGCCAACTTTGCCCTCCATGTCTCGTCTCCTGGCCTTGGTTTCACTGTTTCCTAGTCAAATTAGCCACGAATCAAAACTCCCAGTTCCCGAGGCATtactttcagtttatgggttgtgTCTACCAACCCTTCGAGTATATTAATGGTAGTTGTGTTCGTAATTTCTTGTTGTTGCCTGAGTTTTGTGTAGTTGatctgagagtgtgtgtgtgggtacgccCGCGCccggagcaggggggggggggcctagagCAGGGGGCCCAGAGCAGGGGACCCAGAGCACAGGTCCCAGAGCACAGGTCCCAGAGCACAGGTCCCAGAGCACAGGTCCCAGAGCACAGGTCCCAGAGCACAGGTCCCAGAGCACAGGTCCCAGAGCAGGGGGGCCCGGAGCAGGGGTTCCCGGGGCCCCTGATATAGACGCGCGGGAACCACCTGTATTGTCTCATACTCGCTCAGCTCCGGAAATGCCTCGCTTGCAAAATTTATCTTCAAGCAGAAGATGGATGGGTAGCAATCCCCCAGGAACCTGGGTGTAGAGTCTGCCAGGAGGAGGGAAGGTGTAGGGACGGTGGGTATAAGGAAGGGAGATGGAAAATATATGGAAGGGGAGATGGAAAGTATAAGGAAGGTGGAAAAGGGAGGGGTATAAGGGAGATATTGCAATAGGAAGAGAAGTGGGACGATACTATAAGAAAGGAGAGAGTATAGAGATAACAAAGAAAGGAAGGAGGTAGAAGAAGGGGGAGAAGAGAAGAAGTGGGTTGTATAAAATAGCGGATAAAAGGAGGAAGAGGCGGAGGACAGAAGGGTAAGGAAAACAAGGAAGcaatgaaggaaaaggaaggagaaAGAGCAAAGACGTGGAAAGGGGGTCAGAAAGTGTGGaataaagagagggagggagagagaagagtgagTGAGGAGACTGTTGTGAGTAGGAAGTGGTGtgatgatagagagagagagagagagagagagagagagagagagagagagagagagagagagagagagagagagagagagagagaattacgaACTGAACAGTTCCCGTGAACTCCCTCGttgctacctacctacctacctacctacctacctacctacctacgtacctacctacctacctacctacccacgaGACCAACGACCTCGCTAACAGcccctcactatacacacacacgtaaacaCCCTATATAACACCACACTCCACACAACGAACCGAACATTACACGCAGGAGTTGTTAGAATAGAAATGGCAGAGCAGAAAGACACAACGAGTTCACCGGGACACCTAAATGCATGGTTTGGTCGTTAGTGGCTGACATAACAATTATCCGATGCTTCAAATTCCAGCATTATGGACCATTTCGATAAAAATGGCGTCCGCTCATGGTTCGTTTTGACCCACAAAAAAACATTAAAGCAGCTTACAAGCGTTTAGGCGAATTAGCATTACGTGGGAGATGTAACAGCCTCGCAgagtgggaggggaagggggggaggggagggggggacatgcgCGAATTAGGTTTAATCAACGTTTAGCGTCCAATGAACGTTTTCATTGTCCAATTAGTGTTAAGTCAGTGCTTTCGGTATTCAATCAACGTTTCCATTGTTATTCAACGTTCTGAATGTTTAATCAACTTTAGATAAATATTATATTAACGCTAGTTAAACGTTGGATTAGTGTTGGATTAACGTTAAATAAACGTTGGATTAGTGTTGGATTAACGTTAAATAAACGTTGGATTAGTGTTGGATTAACGTTAAATAAACGTTGGATTAGTGTTGGATTAACGTTAAATAAACGTTGGATTAGTGTTGGATTAACGTTAAATAAACGTTGGATTAGTGTTGGATTAACGTTAAATAAACGTTGGATTAGTGTTGGATTAACGTTAAATAAACGTTGGATTAGTGTTGGATTAACGTTAAATAAACGTTGGATTAGTGTGATATTAACGTTTGCAACATTTAATGAATGCTGGACCAGCGTTTTTACGCATTTGATCAAAGCTGGACTCGTGTTTCTCACTTTTAATAGGCCTTTTCAGAGTTTAACTCACTTTTTCATACTTAAATCAACGTTGAAAACAAAAAATCGTTTCAACGTAAATTCATTGTTACATCAACGCCATTTGGCCAGATTTGTCCGTGGGGCCGCGGGCTGGCCAACATCATCCGCTTGTCTGCGTATTTCTGTCCAACGGTAAACTACCGCGGCCTGTATAGCACTCAACTTGAGTTGTGGGTCTCATTAATAGGAACTAATTTAGTCATGAAAATCAGTAGAGCTTTTGTGTGTATTCCCCCTTGCTTGTGTCTGTCTGGttctgtgtgggtgttggtgtggttctgtgtgggtgtaggtgaggttctgtgtgggtgttggtgaggttctgtgtgggtgtggttctgtgtgggtgtaggtgaggttctgtgtgggtgttggtgtggttctgtgtgggtgttggtgtggttctgtgtgggtgtttgtgtggttctgtgtgggtgtggttctgtgtgggtgttggtgtggttctgtgtgggtgttggtgaggtTCTGTgtagggtgttggtgtggttctgtgtgggtgttggtgtggttctgtgtgggtgttggtgtggttctgtgtgggtgtggttctgtgtgggtgttggtgtggttctgtgttggtgtggttctgtgtgggtgtggttctgtgtgggtgttggtctggttctgtgtgggtgtggttctgtgtgggtgttggtctggttctgtgtgggtgttggtgtggttctgtgtgggtgtggttctgtgtgggtgttggtctggttctgtgtgggtgtggttctgtgtgggtgttggtctggttctgtgtgggtgtttgtgtggttctgtgtgggtgttggtgtggttctgtgtgggtgttggtgtggttctgtgtgggtgttggtgtggttctgtgtgggtgttggtgtggttctatgtgggtgttggtgtggttctgtgtgggtgttggtgtggttctatgtgggtgttggtgtggttctgtgtgggtgttggtgtggttctgtgtgggtgttggtgtggttctatgtgggtgtttgtgtggttctgtgtgggtgttggtgtggttctgtgtgggtgttggtctggttctgtgtgggtgtttgtgtggttctgtgtgggtgttggtgtggttctgtgtgggtgttggtgtggttctatgtgggtgttggtgtggttctgtgtgggtgttggtgtggttctgtgtggctgttggtgtggttCTGTGTGGAAGGTTTTATTTGAAGTTCGTCTATCAATACAaccaggtacccgggagttaggaaaCTGTTGTGGGCAGCACCCTGTGAGAGGGTCAGCACTTGACCTAAGGAGATAAGATAAGATGTTAGATAAGCCtaccaggcttcctgtccccgataacGGGAATTAAAATCCTTATAAATGGTAAATATCTTATTTGCGATCTGACGAGATTAAGATAGCATATGAGAGTATGTTATCTTACTCTCCAGGGAACCACTGTATCCTAGCATCATCTATAATTCTATATAATTACGTTTTGGAAGCTGATTTTGGAATTATTGggaatcattttttttaattcttttgGGAACTTTTGGTAATCGTTTTTTTTGTCTTATAATTTTTGGGAATCCCTTTTTTTTGGAGTCACTTTATGGAATGTTTTTTGAAAATCTCTTATTGGAATATCTTACAACTAAAATGGGAGTGAGAGAGTAAAGCTGTCAGCATATGTGTAAAATTTAGAACTTATAGATTAATTAATGATGTAATTTCTTTGGAATTGAACAGCATTTGGTATATTATGCTGGAAATTCTGATTATAGGGAAATACTAATTGTTATATGGTTTGAGTGGTTTTACTAGACCTGAGCCACGATTCATCAGTCATTTTCGCAACAACTTACGAAACATTTATATCTTTCTTAAATCATGGCGGCATTGATTACATTTATGAAAGTTTATAAACTATGCAGCGATACAAGGCTGTCTGTAATAGTAATATTAACAATGGGTTGTGAAGTTTTGGAGGCTGTAAACTGGTAAATAAATACCCTCTAAGCCACCATGATCGAGGAAAAAGATGCACACCTGTCGTAAGTGGTACGTCAATGCATGATGAATCCTGACACACAGGGAATTGAAAGAGTGTGTTGgagtactttgcttgccactctccatagtatgtagtaggtcactggagacgggagacctactagaaatatggaaggcggctaatgtggttccactatacaaaaagggtgacagacaagaggcactgaactacaggccagtgtccttaacttgtataccatgcaaggtgatggagaagatcgtgagaaaaaacctagtagcacatctggagagaagggacttcgtgacaacccatcaacatgggttctgcccGACAAACCacaggaacattatctaacacagtgcacagttacaaacccattaagatttcaacttagattcaacagagcagaagttgttaaacacatgtggcaaaatcttactgaagcgaccatacgagtcataaatactcatactccgcccaagtaaaacagaaacaagcaacacttagtgggccagctagAGACTTAtggttagggcccgcgcaggaatatccctgaaaaaaaaaaaattggttcaaggagggtaaatcttgccatacaggcttaatagaattctacgatcaggaaaCAAAGAttgaacaagaaagagaaggatgggcggactgcatttttttggactgtcggaaagcctttgacacagtaccccataaaaggctgaagcataagctggagaaacaaacAGGAGTaattggtaaagtgctccagtggataagggagtacctaagcaataggaagcagagagttacagtgaggggtgagacctcagattggcgtaaagtcaccagtggagtcccacagggctctgtactcggtcctatcctgtttctgatatacgtaactgatctcccggagggtatagactcattcctctcaatgtttgctgacgacgccaaaattaggcgattagaaggattaagacaaaggaggacagcttgaggcttcaagaaaacctggacaagctgcaggaatggtcgaataagtggttgttagagtttaacccaagcaaatgtaatgttatgaagataggtgcagggggcAGGAGacaagatacaaggtatcatttgggagatgaaatacttcaagagtcagagagagagagagaaagacctgggggttgatatcacgccagacctgtcccctgaagctcatatcaagcggataacatcagcggcatatcccaggttggccaacataaggacggcctttagaaacttgtgtaaggaatctttcagaactttgtataccacatatgtcagaccaattctggagtatgcggctccagcatggagtccatatctagtcaagcataagactaaactggaaaaggttcaaaggtttgccaccagactagtaccagaactgaggggtatgagctacgaggattgactccgggaattaaacctcacgtcactgggagacagaagagttagaggggacatgatcaccatatacaagattctcagaggaatcgacagggtagataaagacagactatttaatacaaggggcacacgctctaggggacacaggtggaaattgagtccccaaatgagccatagagacattagaaaaaatattttcagtgtcagaagtagacaaatggaatgcattaggcagtgatgtggtggaggctgactccatacacagtttcaaggtaGATATGAAAGAAACCTGGAAATCAGAAACCTGTTCattagttgattgatagttgagtggcgggccgaaagagcaaagctcaacctccgcaagcacaactaggtgactacaactaggtgagtacagaaagCAGGTATACCAACCACACCAAGTTAGGGAGGAAACACAGAGACAAGGGACAGACCAACCAGCAAGAttggacctagtcttcactcaaaGCGAAATGGACATTGGAAACAGGGCGCATGAATGGCCAATGagggcaagtgaccattgtgtattGGTCTTTGACTGTGTCGTTGTTATGAAGGCTGAGGTAAGAGGAAGCGAAGAGGAGAGTGGAACACTTAGCTTTCAGGTAAGTAAGAATTCCTGGTAAGTTGCGTACCAGGAGTTTAGAGAGTTCATAAAGACGATACCACTGGAAACAGAACTTAAGAGAGAAATAACACATGATGGACTTCATAGGCACATGTTGAGGACGATGTCGGTGTAAATGAACGAGTGATACGCTGCacaagcgaggaggaggaggaggaggtcacaCAGAGAACGATAAGGAAATGTATGAAAAACTTAATAAAAACTtccatgaagtgtttaaggtagaACCAGAGCTGATTCTAGAGGCACAGTTTCATATGGAATAGGAACCACCAGAAGAAACATTGATTGAAACAGATATGAATATGACGCCAGAATAAGTTTAGGATAAAAAGAGTTTAGGATAATAAGTATGGCGTTTAGGGTAATGCATACAGTGTTTAGGATAATACATATACTGTAGTGTTTAGGATAATACGTATACTGTAGTGTTTAGGATAATGGGTTGCACATATAGTGTTTAGGATAATAAGTATGGAGTTTAGGATAATACATATAGTGTTTAGGATAATACATATAGTGTTTAGGATAATACATACAGTGTTTAGGATAATACATACAATGTTTAGGATAATACATACAGTGTTTAGGATAATACATACAGTGTTTAGGATAATACATACAATGTTTAGGATAATACATACAATGTTTAGGGTAATACATACAGTGTTTAGGATAATACATACAGTGTTTAGGATAATACATACAGTGTTTAGGATAATACATACAGTGTTTAGGATAATACATACAGTGTTTAGGATAATACATACAGTGTTTAGGATAATACATACAGTGTTTAGGATAATACATACAGTGTTTAGGATAATACATACAGTGTTTAGGATAATACATACAGTGTTTAGGATAATACATACAATGCTTAGGATAATACATACAGTTCTTGGGATAATATGTACAGCATTCAGGATAATGCAAATAGTGTTTAGGATAACACATATAATGTATAGTATAATACAGTGTTCAGGATAATATGTACAGCACTTGGACTACTACGTGTGGATACATGCTGGTGAAACAATCTCACGGACTAATACGTGTGGATACATGCTGGTGAAACCTTCTCACGCCGATAAAATCTCCGTTGGCCAAGGAGCCGGGAATGCCGCTCATGGGTCACAGGAATTCTCAAATTGAATTTTCTTGGGCTCGCCTTGAAGTTGCCTTCATACATTAATATCCACAGTTTTTCGCAAGAAACGTCTCAAGTGGATCAAAAAATGTTGGTAGATTCTAagattattttatataaaatagtAAATGAAGTACTTTGGTATaagaaaataagaataaaggtaactgcagaaggcttattattggcccatacgaggcagttcttatttataaccagccaatctcattcatatatatatgtctaacctacgcttgaaacaatcaagggactcgGCGTGGCCTGGATCGATCTGGTCATCAGGTTGACCTTTGTAAGGTTGTGTCATGTGGTAGTTGGAAGCCTGTGTCAATCGTTTACTCGGATTGGTCCGTGCCAACCTAGAGCCCAGAGGCTTGGTGTCGATCCGGGAACCTATAAAGTAAATTGTAAATTCAATAAATTCTTGGGCTCTGCCAACTACTTTCTACCGATTTCGTGGAGGTCGCCATGGGCACCGACAGTCGTTTGATGGGAACAATTTGGCCGACCCCAAATCACTCATGTTGCACACCTACCCTACAACAGTCACTATGCAAAGTTGGGTCAGGTTAGCTCCAAGCACCTGGCGTCAAGCCTTGGAAAGACAAAAAGACAAGTTTCTTGTGATATGATAATACAATTATCTTTTAGATTGGTTCTTGCCAACAATgcacataattttgagtacatcaTTGTACTAAATGTTCTGCCTTGTGTCGTCCTCTCATTGATCaacatgtcttttttttttatgaGCCCAGACGTAGTTCTCGATGTACTAGTCTCATGTCGCCTCGTTGTTCCACACTTCCTCTTGAGCCCAGACATCGTCCTAAATGTTCTATATCGTTgttccatacttcctcttgagccTAGACATCGTCCTAAATGTCCTACCTCATTGTTCcatccccccaaacacacactgaaactacaacgttggtacaacgtccGAACAAGttttacccgccaaacacacaccgaaactacgacgttggtacaacgttcgaacaagttttaatacctcctaaccagttataacaaccaatatagcaagttgtaacaccgttctaatacgtcataaacacgttaagccaagatgtaacaactttattacaagttgtaacaagcggaaaatagagacagtttcggtttgatcAGTCTCGCGTTCCTGGATTCGTTGTTTTCTTATAGATGCATAATATAGATTATTGTCATTTCATTGTGAAACTTATGTTGTTATTTCACTGATTTATTAAACTTATAAGACATTAATAAACAAAATTAAATTGTGTAAAATTTCTGGTTTTCTGCCATTCTGATATTCTTACCCCGAACACACAATGTTTTGTTTACTATTGTTATGTTGTTACAATGTTGTAACAAAACTTGTTACAACATTGTTACAAACTTGTTGCAATGTAGTTAACATTCTTCAATATTGCTACAAAGTGGTTACAACATTGTTTACATGTTACATTAGAACAAAGTTATTACATCGTTATTTACATGGTCAAAACATTGTACCAACGTTGTTAGAACGTTGCTACAAGGTAATAACGTTAAACCCTGtacgctttgtgtgtgtgtgtgtgtgtgtgtgtgtgtgtgtgtgtgtgtgtgtgtgtgtgtgtgtgtgtgtgtgtgtactcacctatttgtactcacctatttgtgcttgcaggatcgagcattgactcttggatcccgcctttccagctatctgttgtttacagcaatgactcctgtcccatttccctatcatatctagttttaaaagtatgaatagtatttgcttccacaacctgttccccaagtgcattccatttttccactactctcacgctaaaagaaaacttcctaacatctctgtgactcatctgagtttccagtttccacccatgtcccctctttctgttattattacgtgtgaacatttcatctatttccactttgtcaattcccctgagtattttatatgtccctatcatatctcctctctcccttcttttctctagtgtcgtaaggttcagttccttcagacgctcttcatatcccatccctcgtaactctgggacaagcctcgtcgcaaacctctgaaccttctccagtttctttatgtgtttcttcaggtgggggctccatgatggcgcggcatactctaagacgggtctcacgtaggcagcgtaaagcgccctaaaagcctcctcatttaggtttctgaatgaagttctaattttcgccagtgtagagtacgctgctgtcgttatcctatttatatgtgcctcaggagttagattaggtgtcacatccactcccaggtctctttctcgaatcgttatagGTAGGCTGTTCCCTTTCATTGTGTAATGGCCCTTTGGTCTTCTGTCACCTgattccatttccataactttacatttactggtgttaaactccagtagccatttctctgaccatctctgcaacctgtttaagtcctcttggaggatcctacaatcctcgtctgtcacaactcttctcattaattttgcgtcatccgcaaaatgtgtgtgtactcacctaattgtactcacctaattgtgcttgcgggggttgagctctggctctttggtcccgcctctcaaccgtcaatcaactggtgtacagattcctgagcctattgggctctatcatatctacatttgaaactgtgtatggagtcagcctccaccacatcacttcctaatgcattccatttactaactactctgacactgaaaaagttctttctaacgtctctgtggctcatttgggtactcagcttccacctgtgtccccttgttcgcgtcccaccagtgttgaatagttcatccttgtttacccggtcgattcccctgaggattttgtaggttgtgatcatatcc
This genomic stretch from Procambarus clarkii isolate CNS0578487 chromosome 22, FALCON_Pclarkii_2.0, whole genome shotgun sequence harbors:
- the LOC138367487 gene encoding uncharacterized protein — its product is MYICYDESGQLVAKGALNVHTCEALNVHTCEAFNVHTCEALNVHTCEALNVHTCEALNVHTCEALNVHTCEALNVHTCEALNVHTCEALNVHTCEALNVHTCKALNVHTCETLNVHICEALNVHTCEALNVHTCEALNVHTCEALNVHICEALNVHTCEALNVHTCEALNVHICEALNVHTCEALNVHTCEALNVHICEALNVHTCEALNVHTCEALNVHTCEALNVHTCEALNVHTCEALNVHTCEALNVHICEALNVHTCEALNVHTCEALNVHTCEALNVHICEALNVHTCEALNVHTCEALNVHTCEALNVHTCEALNVHTCEALNVHTCEALNVHTCEALNVHTCEALNVHTCEALNVHTCEALSVHTCEALNVHTCEALNVHTCEALNVHTCEALSVHTCEALNVHTCEALNVHTCEALNVHTCEALNVHTCEALNVHTCEALNVHTCEALNVHTCEALNTFPLVPSLHSLITYFARDLN